The Streptomyces sp. P9-A4 genome contains a region encoding:
- a CDS encoding DUF4267 domain-containing protein has protein sequence MKTHRLATVLSVLLGLACLWFAFNFFFIPETAAVGYGIPAWPQGDAAGYFTVKAGRDLANGTIIFTLLALGMRRPLAWVMLLLAIVPFVDAFAVLGHGGSYAAALGIHAATGAVVLLTAGLLFATSSRAGTEANPAAREGNRTLDRSSVRV, from the coding sequence GTGAAGACACACCGCCTCGCCACCGTCCTGTCCGTCCTGCTCGGCCTGGCCTGCCTCTGGTTCGCCTTCAACTTCTTCTTCATTCCCGAGACGGCGGCCGTCGGCTACGGCATCCCCGCCTGGCCCCAGGGTGACGCCGCCGGATACTTCACGGTCAAGGCCGGCCGCGACCTCGCCAACGGCACGATCATCTTCACCCTCCTCGCGCTCGGCATGCGCCGCCCGCTCGCCTGGGTGATGCTGCTCCTCGCGATCGTCCCCTTCGTCGACGCGTTCGCCGTCCTCGGCCACGGCGGCTCGTACGCCGCCGCGCTCGGCATCCACGCCGCCACCGGCGCCGTGGTCCTGCTCACCGCCGGACTCCTCTTCGCGACCTCGTCCAGGGCCGGAACCGAAGCGAACCCGGCCGCGCGGGAAGGGAATCGCACCCTTGATCGTTCTTCCGTACGAGTGTGA
- a CDS encoding serine hydrolase domain-containing protein, with protein MTDVHGTVEPGFESVREEFATVVANEARDGGAQLAVHHRGRLVVDLWGGDGVDGDSLLGLYSSSKGAMALVVALLVQDGALDLDREVASWWPEFAAEGKGRLTLRQLLAHRSGVIGADAGLTLDELADDRVTAARLAGQRPFWEPGTAHGYHALVIGALVGEVVLRATGRTVQELYEERVRAPYALDYYLGLPEELEPRFRTALPMLPTPAEQALLAENPIAPDSLMGIAFNFHADPPFDIVGYANSRTVRERSPLSGGGVGSARGLSRMYATIAGELDGRAPLLKPDTLAEVARIHSSGKDMVTGEENTFGLGFVAMAARYPALGPGAVGHSGAPGSQAFADPATGLAYSYTRRRFAFGGGPGAAENARLIPTVVAAAANRS; from the coding sequence ATGACCGACGTCCACGGCACGGTGGAGCCCGGATTCGAGTCCGTACGGGAGGAGTTCGCCACCGTCGTGGCGAACGAGGCGCGTGACGGCGGCGCCCAGCTCGCCGTCCATCACCGCGGCCGGCTCGTCGTCGACCTCTGGGGCGGTGACGGGGTCGACGGGGACTCGCTCCTCGGCCTCTACTCCTCCTCCAAGGGCGCCATGGCCCTCGTCGTCGCCCTCCTCGTCCAGGACGGGGCGCTCGACCTGGACCGCGAAGTGGCCTCCTGGTGGCCCGAGTTCGCCGCCGAGGGCAAGGGGCGGCTGACCCTGCGCCAGCTGCTCGCCCACCGGTCCGGCGTGATCGGCGCCGACGCCGGCCTCACCCTCGACGAGCTGGCCGACGACCGGGTGACCGCCGCCCGTCTCGCCGGCCAGCGGCCCTTCTGGGAGCCCGGTACCGCCCACGGCTACCACGCCCTCGTCATCGGCGCCCTCGTCGGAGAGGTCGTCCTGCGGGCCACCGGTCGGACGGTCCAGGAACTGTACGAGGAGCGGGTCCGCGCCCCGTACGCCCTCGACTACTACCTGGGCCTGCCCGAGGAACTCGAACCCCGCTTCCGTACGGCCCTGCCGATGCTGCCCACGCCCGCCGAGCAGGCCCTCCTCGCGGAGAACCCGATCGCGCCGGACAGCCTCATGGGCATCGCGTTCAACTTCCACGCGGACCCGCCGTTCGACATCGTCGGCTACGCCAACTCCCGTACGGTGCGGGAGCGGTCCCCGCTCTCCGGCGGCGGCGTCGGCTCCGCGCGCGGCCTCTCCCGGATGTACGCGACGATCGCCGGCGAGCTCGACGGGCGCGCCCCGCTCCTGAAGCCGGACACCCTGGCCGAGGTCGCCCGGATCCACTCCTCCGGCAAGGACATGGTGACCGGCGAGGAGAACACCTTCGGCCTCGGCTTCGTCGCGATGGCCGCCCGCTACCCGGCCCTCGGCCCGGGCGCCGTCGGGCACAGCGGCGCCCCCGGCTCGCAGGCCTTCGCCGACCCGGCGACCGGCCTCGCGTACAGCTACACCCGCCGCCGCTTCGCCTTCGGCGGGGGCCCCGGCGCCGCCGAGAACGCCCGGCTGATCCCGACGGTGGTCGCGGCTGCCGCGAACCGGAGCTAG
- a CDS encoding YceI family protein, with product MGLFGRKNTESAVATATLPVDPALAALTGDYTIDPAHSSIGFTVRHAMVTNVRGTFAEHEGALKLDGSNPGASSASIDVKIASVDTGMGDRDGHLRSGDFFDAEQFPLMSFRSTTAEQLGGDKYRVTGDLTIKDVTKPLAIDLEFNGTATDVYGNERVGFEGSAEILRSQWGLTWNAALETGGVMVSDKVKLNFDISAIKNAA from the coding sequence ATGGGTCTCTTCGGCCGCAAGAACACCGAGTCCGCCGTCGCCACCGCCACTCTGCCGGTCGACCCGGCCCTGGCCGCCCTCACCGGCGACTACACCATCGACCCGGCGCACAGCAGCATCGGCTTCACCGTCCGCCACGCGATGGTCACCAACGTCCGCGGCACCTTCGCCGAGCACGAGGGCGCGCTGAAGCTCGACGGTTCGAACCCGGGCGCCTCCTCCGCCTCGATCGACGTCAAGATCGCCTCCGTCGACACCGGCATGGGCGACCGCGACGGCCACCTCCGCAGCGGTGACTTCTTCGACGCCGAGCAGTTCCCCCTGATGAGCTTCCGCTCGACGACGGCCGAGCAGCTGGGCGGCGACAAGTACCGGGTCACCGGCGACCTGACCATCAAGGACGTCACCAAGCCGCTCGCCATCGACCTGGAGTTCAACGGCACCGCGACCGACGTCTACGGCAACGAGCGCGTCGGATTCGAGGGCTCCGCCGAGATCCTGCGCTCCCAGTGGGGCCTGACCTGGAACGCGGCCCTGGAGACCGGCGGCGTGATGGTCTCCGACAAGGTCAAGCTGAACTTCGACATCTCCGCGATCAAGAACGCCGCCTGA
- a CDS encoding endo-alpha-N-acetylgalactosaminidase family protein gives MPLPNPRRIRAACALATASSAVFALAGPALAEGPATPVPLAGTVTAATPVIASPRLSVAVAEDFPRVLSYTDRATGARLLGSTAPVIQVVLNGTARTVRAKAAPVLTAASAAYTLTFPELPGVEIDARLSVEGRTTTFRVTAVRDTEAFRVGTLDIPGHDLVSVGSSDAGAATAFTRLDPDSTRTADVFARVTDATAADPNPVGASYALVNTGQLAAAVESNSSYDKPSGASARDGARFWHQARRSGAETRVGVWSGQWTYRGEGAPKPASGDALPWAKVVVTPDANADGATDWQDGAVAFRTIGIKAPGSEETPGRVVAHIPFNFASQATHPFLRTLDDVKRISLSTDGLGQFALLKGYGSEGHDSAHPDYGGNYNKRAGGLADLNTLLREGKRWGADFGVHVNATESYPEAKNFSETLVDKTKPGWNWLNQSYYIDQRRDINSGDLARRFQQLRDETDPSLSTLYIDVYYTHGWIADETVRAVQAQGWNVATEWSEKFERASLWSHWANDLDYGGATNKGLNSQIVRFIRNGEKDVWNNHPVLGQTALVDFEGWTGETDWTAFTANIWQRNLPAKYLQQQKITRWNGNDITFTGEVRGAVEDGRRTFYDHGRKVLDGEAYLLPWDDGKKLYHYNKSGGTTSWAVPPGAGSYSVYRLTDNGRVKTVTVRPVDGKITLDAAAGQPYVLHPDRAPDQAAPKWGQGTPVKDPGFNDARLDAWATAGAVVRDTDDRGRNSAKLSGAATASVRQQITRLTPGKRYTASALIEVEPGATRTVTLSIGGRSVTVERSALQDRVAASDWNGTRFQRAKVTFTAPAGGTTPLRIEAAAGSAATVRVDDVRIVANDPATRAGTLVYEDFEAVDQGWGPFLKGDAGGTTDPRTHIAQLHAPYTRAGWNGKLIDDVIGGAESLKSHDENSGLVYRTAPWTVPMKDGRSYRIEYDYRSSRAGAYEWVTGYDRTNGTSVETRRTPLGQQRADGRFSETVTAGCGDTWTGLRKRGDAPDGADFVLDAFTVTDLGPAAERAACGTLSLTAPETLEPGRPNRVTATFGNDEAGEVTGVRAVLTLPAGWTVEPAAPVALGTVAAGGKATATWQVTPPVDAAYQPYPLTASLAYALGGEERKLTAATTVRTLPPPPTADSWASDLDWTSATNGWGPVERDLSNGETGTGDGSPLRIGGVTYAKGLGSHAPATVRYYLGGRCTSLTAEVGVDDVQTVRGTVRFSVLADGTEKVKSPVLRATDPAWSLTADVTGASYVDLVADDGGDGNGNDHADWGNARFHCGS, from the coding sequence ATGCCCCTCCCGAACCCGCGAAGAATCCGTGCGGCCTGCGCACTCGCCACCGCCTCGTCCGCCGTGTTCGCCCTGGCCGGGCCCGCCCTGGCGGAGGGCCCGGCGACCCCGGTCCCGCTCGCCGGGACCGTCACGGCCGCCACCCCCGTCATCGCCTCGCCCCGGCTCTCCGTCGCCGTCGCCGAGGACTTCCCGCGTGTCCTGTCGTACACCGACCGCGCGACCGGCGCCCGCCTCCTCGGCAGTACGGCCCCGGTCATCCAGGTGGTGCTGAACGGCACCGCCCGTACGGTCAGGGCCAAGGCCGCCCCCGTCCTGACGGCCGCCTCCGCCGCGTACACCCTCACCTTCCCCGAGCTGCCCGGCGTCGAGATCGACGCCCGGCTGAGCGTCGAGGGGCGGACCACCACCTTCCGGGTGACCGCCGTCCGTGACACCGAGGCCTTCCGGGTCGGCACCCTCGACATACCCGGCCACGACCTGGTCTCCGTCGGCTCCTCGGACGCCGGCGCCGCCACCGCCTTCACCCGGCTCGACCCGGACTCCACCCGCACCGCCGACGTCTTCGCGCGGGTCACCGACGCGACCGCCGCCGACCCGAACCCGGTCGGCGCCAGCTACGCCCTGGTCAACACCGGGCAGCTGGCCGCCGCCGTCGAGTCCAACTCCAGCTACGACAAGCCCTCCGGCGCCTCCGCCCGCGACGGCGCCCGCTTCTGGCACCAGGCCCGCAGGAGCGGCGCCGAGACCCGCGTCGGCGTCTGGTCCGGCCAGTGGACCTACCGCGGCGAGGGCGCCCCGAAGCCCGCGAGCGGCGACGCCCTGCCCTGGGCGAAGGTCGTCGTCACCCCCGACGCCAACGCCGACGGCGCCACCGACTGGCAGGACGGCGCCGTCGCCTTCCGTACGATCGGGATCAAGGCGCCCGGCAGCGAGGAGACGCCCGGCCGGGTCGTCGCCCACATCCCGTTCAACTTCGCCTCCCAGGCCACCCACCCCTTCCTGCGCACCCTCGACGACGTCAAGCGGATCTCGCTCTCCACCGACGGACTCGGCCAGTTCGCCCTGCTCAAGGGGTACGGCTCCGAGGGCCACGACTCCGCCCACCCCGACTACGGCGGCAACTACAACAAGCGGGCCGGCGGCCTCGCCGACCTCAACACCCTCCTCCGCGAGGGCAAGCGGTGGGGCGCGGACTTCGGCGTCCACGTCAACGCCACCGAGTCGTACCCGGAGGCGAAGAACTTCAGCGAGACCCTGGTCGACAAGACGAAGCCCGGCTGGAACTGGCTCAACCAGAGCTACTACATCGACCAGCGCCGCGACATCAACAGCGGCGACCTCGCCCGGCGCTTCCAGCAGCTGCGCGACGAGACCGACCCCAGCCTCTCCACCCTCTACATCGACGTCTACTACACCCACGGGTGGATCGCCGACGAGACCGTGCGGGCCGTCCAGGCGCAGGGCTGGAACGTCGCCACCGAGTGGTCCGAGAAGTTCGAGCGGGCCTCCCTCTGGTCCCACTGGGCCAACGACCTCGACTACGGCGGCGCCACCAACAAGGGCCTCAACTCCCAGATCGTCCGCTTCATCCGCAACGGCGAGAAGGACGTCTGGAACAACCACCCGGTCCTCGGCCAGACCGCCCTCGTCGACTTCGAGGGCTGGACCGGCGAGACCGACTGGACCGCCTTCACCGCCAACATCTGGCAGCGGAACCTGCCCGCCAAGTACCTCCAGCAGCAGAAGATCACCCGCTGGAACGGCAACGACATCACCTTCACCGGCGAGGTCCGCGGCGCCGTCGAGGACGGCCGCCGCACCTTCTACGACCACGGCCGCAAGGTCCTCGACGGCGAGGCCTATCTGCTCCCCTGGGACGACGGGAAGAAGCTCTACCACTACAACAAGTCCGGCGGCACGACCAGTTGGGCCGTCCCGCCCGGCGCCGGCTCGTACTCCGTGTACAGGCTCACCGACAACGGGCGCGTGAAGACCGTGACCGTACGGCCCGTCGACGGGAAGATCACCCTCGACGCCGCCGCCGGACAGCCCTACGTCCTCCACCCCGACCGCGCACCCGACCAGGCCGCCCCCAAGTGGGGCCAGGGCACCCCGGTGAAGGACCCCGGCTTCAACGACGCGCGGCTCGACGCCTGGGCCACCGCCGGCGCCGTCGTCCGCGACACCGACGACCGGGGCCGCAACAGCGCGAAGCTCAGCGGCGCCGCCACCGCCTCGGTCCGCCAGCAGATCACCCGCCTCACCCCCGGCAAGCGCTACACCGCCTCCGCACTCATCGAGGTCGAGCCCGGCGCGACCCGGACCGTCACCCTCTCCATCGGCGGCCGGTCCGTCACCGTCGAACGCTCCGCGCTCCAGGACCGGGTCGCCGCCTCCGACTGGAACGGCACCCGCTTCCAGCGCGCCAAGGTCACCTTCACCGCACCGGCCGGCGGCACCACCCCGCTGAGGATCGAGGCCGCGGCCGGCAGCGCCGCCACCGTCCGCGTCGACGACGTCCGCATCGTCGCCAACGACCCCGCCACCAGGGCCGGAACCCTCGTGTACGAGGACTTCGAGGCCGTCGACCAGGGCTGGGGCCCCTTCCTCAAGGGTGACGCGGGCGGTACGACCGACCCCCGCACCCACATCGCCCAGCTGCACGCGCCGTACACCCGGGCCGGCTGGAACGGAAAGCTGATCGACGACGTCATCGGCGGCGCCGAGAGCCTCAAGTCCCACGACGAGAACAGCGGCCTCGTCTACCGGACCGCGCCCTGGACCGTCCCGATGAAGGACGGCCGCAGCTACCGGATCGAGTACGACTACCGCTCCAGCCGCGCGGGCGCGTACGAGTGGGTCACCGGCTACGACCGGACGAACGGCACCTCCGTGGAGACCCGCCGCACCCCGCTCGGGCAGCAGCGGGCGGACGGCCGCTTCTCCGAGACCGTCACCGCCGGCTGCGGCGACACCTGGACCGGTCTGCGCAAGCGCGGCGACGCCCCGGACGGCGCCGACTTCGTCCTCGACGCCTTCACCGTCACCGACCTCGGACCCGCCGCCGAACGCGCCGCCTGCGGCACGCTCTCCCTCACCGCGCCCGAGACCCTGGAGCCCGGCCGCCCCAACCGGGTCACCGCGACCTTCGGCAACGACGAGGCCGGCGAGGTCACCGGCGTCCGGGCCGTCCTGACGCTCCCCGCGGGCTGGACCGTCGAACCCGCCGCCCCCGTCGCCCTCGGCACCGTCGCCGCGGGCGGAAAGGCCACCGCCACCTGGCAGGTGACCCCGCCGGTGGACGCGGCCTACCAGCCGTACCCGCTGACCGCCTCCCTGGCGTACGCCCTCGGGGGAGAGGAACGGAAGCTCACCGCCGCCACCACCGTCCGCACCCTGCCCCCGCCGCCCACCGCCGACAGCTGGGCCAGCGACCTGGACTGGACCTCGGCCACCAACGGCTGGGGACCCGTCGAGCGCGACCTCTCCAACGGCGAGACCGGCACCGGCGACGGCTCCCCGCTGCGGATCGGGGGAGTGACCTACGCCAAGGGCCTGGGCAGCCACGCCCCCGCCACGGTCCGCTACTACCTGGGCGGCCGCTGCACCTCCCTCACCGCCGAGGTCGGCGTGGACGACGTGCAGACCGTCCGGGGCACCGTCCGGTTCAGCGTGCTCGCGGACGGCACCGAGAAGGTGAAGTCCCCGGTCCTCAGGGCCACGGACCCGGCCTGGTCGCTCACCGCCGACGTCACCGGCGCCTCCTACGTCGACCTGGTGGCCGACGACGGCGGCGACGGCAACGGCAACGACCACGCGGACTGGGGCAACGCCCGCTTCCACTGCGGAAGCTGA
- a CDS encoding polysaccharide lyase 8 family protein, with translation MPLWSRRTFLSTTAAAAAALALSPSAHAADEFEALRLRWLDLQLGSGFDAGAEPYAARLAETGTLARTFRAAMAPTAASLWPDAPFDPPAGISQSYSRLWTMTQAYAQPGTGLTGDASLLADVLGGLDHLSATVYRAGAPRYGNWWEWQIGAPRLLMDIVAALRPHLGAERIAAACAAVDHFVPDSVLTNYTGTSTGANRVDLCRSVALRGVLGENPAKLALARDALSPVFPYVTQGDGLYADGSFVQHTWVAYSGTYGQVMLDGLGRLFSLLAGSSWAVTDPNRQIVLDSVEKAYAPLIYDGLMMDSVNGRAISRGLLRNDDRQVMRSDHFHGQGVIAAMALLAGGASAAERDRWHARVKGWIERDTVSPILAARQFGVADLARLHAVAASPVPAAPEPTGHRLFTAMDRAVHRRPGWAAGIAMASNRITYYECGNGENPRGWHTGAGMLSWWTPSLGDQYTDWFWPTVDPYRLPGTTVSTRRLADRAGGEWGAPRPAVRWVGGATDGEYAAVGQHLKGLGSTLEARKSWFCAADAVICLGAGITATDGVPVETVVDNRLLGEGGDQALTTGDGWAHLEGHGGWVLPAGTGDLRTLREDRTGAWSDINTTSSTERATRRYQTLWLDHGTDPVAASYAYLLMPGASPRTLAARAADPGWLSVLDNTAERQAIAVPSLGLTAANFWGAGTVGPLTVSAPASVLVRRRRSVLDLRVSEPLRTGQPLEVVWAGPVRRVLSHDPSVEVLATGRSLRLRITPGTGGATHRCEVLV, from the coding sequence CTGCCCCTCTGGTCCCGCCGCACCTTCCTGAGCACGACAGCCGCCGCCGCGGCCGCCCTCGCGCTGTCCCCCTCCGCCCACGCGGCGGACGAGTTCGAGGCGCTCCGGCTCCGCTGGCTCGACCTCCAGCTCGGCTCCGGCTTCGACGCCGGGGCCGAGCCCTACGCCGCCCGCCTCGCCGAGACGGGCACCCTCGCCCGTACCTTCCGCGCCGCGATGGCCCCCACCGCGGCCTCCCTCTGGCCCGACGCCCCCTTCGACCCGCCGGCCGGCATCTCCCAGAGCTACAGCCGCCTCTGGACGATGACCCAGGCGTACGCCCAGCCCGGCACCGGCCTCACCGGCGACGCGAGCCTGCTCGCCGACGTCCTCGGCGGACTCGACCACCTCTCCGCCACCGTCTACCGGGCTGGCGCGCCCCGCTACGGCAACTGGTGGGAATGGCAGATCGGCGCCCCCCGCCTCCTCATGGACATCGTGGCCGCCCTCCGCCCCCACCTCGGCGCCGAGCGGATCGCCGCCGCCTGTGCCGCCGTCGACCACTTCGTCCCCGACTCGGTGCTCACGAACTACACCGGCACCTCGACCGGCGCCAACCGCGTCGACCTTTGCCGCTCGGTCGCCCTGCGCGGAGTCCTCGGCGAGAACCCCGCCAAGCTCGCCCTGGCCCGCGACGCCCTCTCGCCCGTCTTCCCGTACGTCACCCAGGGAGACGGCCTGTACGCCGACGGCTCCTTCGTCCAGCACACCTGGGTCGCCTACTCCGGCACCTACGGACAGGTCATGCTGGACGGCCTCGGCCGGCTGTTCTCGCTGCTCGCCGGCTCCAGCTGGGCCGTCACCGACCCGAACCGGCAGATCGTCCTCGACAGCGTCGAGAAGGCCTACGCGCCCCTCATCTACGACGGACTGATGATGGACAGCGTCAACGGACGCGCCATCAGCCGCGGCCTCCTCAGGAACGACGACCGCCAGGTCATGCGCTCCGACCACTTCCACGGCCAGGGCGTCATCGCGGCCATGGCCCTCCTCGCGGGCGGGGCCTCCGCCGCCGAGCGCGACCGGTGGCACGCGCGCGTGAAGGGGTGGATCGAGCGCGACACCGTCTCCCCGATCCTCGCCGCCCGCCAGTTCGGCGTCGCGGACCTCGCCCGGCTGCACGCCGTCGCCGCCTCGCCCGTCCCGGCCGCCCCCGAACCCACCGGCCACCGGCTCTTCACCGCCATGGACCGGGCCGTCCACCGCCGCCCCGGCTGGGCCGCCGGCATCGCCATGGCCTCGAACCGCATCACGTACTACGAGTGCGGCAACGGCGAGAACCCGCGCGGCTGGCACACCGGCGCCGGAATGCTCTCCTGGTGGACCCCGTCCCTCGGCGACCAGTACACCGACTGGTTCTGGCCCACCGTCGACCCCTACCGCCTGCCCGGCACCACCGTCTCCACCAGGCGGCTCGCCGACCGGGCGGGCGGCGAGTGGGGCGCGCCCAGGCCCGCCGTCCGCTGGGTCGGCGGCGCCACCGACGGCGAGTACGCGGCCGTCGGCCAGCACCTCAAGGGCCTCGGCTCCACCCTGGAGGCCCGCAAGTCCTGGTTCTGCGCGGCGGACGCCGTCATCTGCCTGGGCGCCGGGATCACCGCCACCGACGGCGTGCCCGTCGAGACGGTCGTCGACAACCGCCTGCTGGGGGAGGGCGGCGACCAGGCCCTCACCACCGGCGACGGCTGGGCGCATCTGGAAGGCCACGGCGGCTGGGTCCTCCCGGCGGGCACCGGAGACCTCCGCACCCTCCGCGAGGACCGCACCGGGGCCTGGAGCGACATCAACACCACCAGCTCCACCGAGCGCGCGACCCGCCGCTACCAGACCCTCTGGCTCGACCACGGAACGGACCCGGTCGCCGCCTCGTACGCCTATCTGCTGATGCCGGGGGCCTCCCCGCGGACCCTCGCCGCCCGCGCCGCCGACCCCGGCTGGCTGAGCGTTCTCGACAACACCGCCGAGCGGCAGGCGATAGCCGTCCCGTCCCTCGGGCTGACCGCCGCCAACTTCTGGGGGGCCGGTACGGTGGGACCCCTCACGGTCTCCGCGCCCGCGAGCGTCCTCGTCAGGCGCCGCCGCTCGGTCCTCGACCTGAGGGTCTCCGAACCGCTCCGCACGGGGCAGCCCCTCGAAGTCGTCTGGGCGGGCCCGGTCCGCCGGGTGCTCTCGCACGACCCCTCGGTGGAGGTGCTCGCCACCGGGCGCTCGCTGCGGCTGCGGATCACCCCGGGCACCGGGGGCGCCACCCATCGTTGCGAGGTGCTCGTCTAG
- a CDS encoding acyl-CoA carboxylase subunit beta — MTVVDQIPSEPADARGRVAELHVLREQALRGPSERATEAQHAKGKLTARERIELLLDPGSFNEVEQLRRHRAQGFGLEAKKPYTDGVITGWGTVEGRTVFVYAHDFRIFGGALGEAHATKIHKIMDMAIAAGAPLVSLNDGAGARIQEGVSALAGYGGIFQRNTRASGVIPQISVMLGPCAGGAAYSPALTDFVFMVRETSQMFITGPDVVKAVTGEEITQNGLGGADVHAGVSGVSHFAYDDEETCIAEVRYLLSMLPQNNRENPPTVASEDPADRRSEVLLDLVPADGNRPYDMHKVIEELVDDGDYLEIHERWARNIICALARLDGQVVGIVANQPQTLAGVLDIEASEKAARFVQMCDAFNIPIITLLDVPGFLPGVDQEHGGIIRHGAKLLYAYCNATVPRISLILRKAYGGAYIVMDSQSIGADLTYAWPTNEIAVMGAEGAANVIFRKQIAEAEDPEAMRARMVKEYKAELMHPYYAAERGLVDDVIDPADTRQVLIRSLAMLRTKHADLPSRKHGNPPQ; from the coding sequence ATGACCGTTGTGGACCAGATCCCGAGCGAGCCCGCTGACGCCCGTGGCCGAGTGGCCGAGCTGCACGTCCTGCGCGAGCAGGCCCTCCGCGGCCCGAGCGAGCGGGCGACCGAGGCCCAGCACGCGAAGGGCAAGCTGACGGCGCGCGAGCGCATCGAGCTGCTGCTCGACCCTGGTTCCTTCAACGAGGTCGAGCAGCTGCGCCGGCACCGCGCCCAGGGCTTCGGCCTGGAGGCGAAGAAGCCCTACACCGACGGTGTCATCACCGGCTGGGGCACGGTCGAGGGCCGCACGGTCTTCGTCTACGCCCATGACTTCCGGATCTTCGGCGGCGCCCTCGGCGAGGCCCACGCCACCAAGATCCACAAGATCATGGACATGGCCATCGCGGCCGGCGCCCCGCTGGTCTCCCTGAACGACGGCGCCGGCGCCCGTATCCAGGAGGGCGTCTCGGCGCTCGCCGGCTACGGCGGCATCTTCCAGCGCAACACCCGAGCCTCGGGCGTCATCCCGCAGATCTCGGTGATGCTCGGCCCCTGCGCGGGCGGCGCGGCCTACAGCCCGGCCCTCACCGACTTCGTCTTCATGGTCCGCGAGACCTCGCAGATGTTCATCACGGGACCGGACGTCGTCAAGGCGGTCACCGGCGAGGAGATCACCCAGAACGGGCTCGGCGGCGCCGACGTCCACGCGGGCGTCTCCGGCGTCTCCCACTTCGCCTACGACGACGAGGAGACCTGCATCGCGGAGGTCCGCTACCTCCTGTCGATGCTCCCGCAGAACAACCGCGAGAACCCGCCGACCGTCGCCTCCGAGGACCCGGCGGACCGCCGCTCCGAGGTCCTGCTCGACCTGGTGCCCGCCGACGGCAACCGCCCGTACGACATGCACAAGGTCATCGAGGAGCTCGTCGACGACGGCGACTACCTGGAGATCCACGAGCGCTGGGCCCGCAACATCATCTGCGCCCTCGCCCGCCTCGACGGCCAGGTCGTCGGCATCGTCGCCAACCAGCCCCAGACGCTGGCCGGAGTCCTCGACATCGAGGCCTCCGAGAAGGCCGCCCGCTTCGTCCAGATGTGCGACGCCTTCAACATCCCGATCATCACCCTTCTGGACGTCCCCGGCTTCCTGCCGGGCGTCGACCAGGAGCATGGTGGAATCATCAGGCACGGCGCCAAGCTGCTCTACGCGTACTGCAACGCGACCGTGCCCCGGATCAGCCTGATCCTGCGCAAGGCCTACGGCGGCGCCTACATCGTCATGGACTCCCAGTCCATCGGCGCCGACCTGACGTACGCCTGGCCCACCAACGAAATCGCGGTCATGGGCGCCGAGGGCGCCGCCAACGTGATCTTCCGCAAGCAGATCGCCGAGGCCGAGGACCCCGAGGCCATGCGAGCCCGCATGGTCAAGGAGTACAAGGCCGAGCTGATGCACCCGTACTACGCGGCGGAGCGCGGCCTGGTCGACGACGTCATCGACCCCGCCGACACCCGCCAGGTGCTCATCAGGTCCCTCGCGATGCTCCGCACCAAGCACGCCGACCTGCCGTCCCGCAAGCACGGCAACCCGCCTCAGTAA
- a CDS encoding acyl-CoA carboxylase subunit epsilon yields the protein MSTPANLLRVEKGHADPEELAAITAVLLARAASQPAADTAADHRGRTTAGWRRLEREHGFRAPHSWR from the coding sequence GTGAGCACCCCTGCCAACCTTCTCCGCGTCGAGAAGGGCCACGCCGACCCCGAGGAGCTCGCCGCCATCACCGCGGTGCTGCTCGCCCGCGCGGCCTCCCAGCCCGCCGCCGACACCGCGGCCGACCACCGCGGCCGCACCACGGCCGGCTGGCGCCGCCTGGAGCGCGAGCACGGCTTCCGCGCCCCGCACAGCTGGCGCTGA